One Betta splendens chromosome 8, fBetSpl5.4, whole genome shotgun sequence DNA segment encodes these proteins:
- the mrc2 gene encoding C-type mannose receptor 2 → MQDNDCHRSKKPTGIWTNLPLVLYHCTLYLLVFSLELKGSATAPSDSDDFAFFHEGARGCLGVQDRSLVLSASCEQPNQRWKWVTRGRLFNLGSSLCLGVTVGNFTSGAGGSPLGAYTCDHEPPRVRWTWSCGQMLDNLNAYLPSPTLLNSSAATAPPAKSKWALHGGLQDLCTRTYREIYTIQGNSHGRPCYLPFLYDGQWFHSCTSVGREDGHVWCATTFDYGRDERWGFCPVDSPGCETFWDTDPLTDSCYQFNFQATLSWGEARSSCQQQGADLLSITKLHEQTYINGFLTGYNAALWIGLNDLDVNGGWQWSDTSPLKYLNWEQDQPNHEDEENCAVIRTESSGRWQNRDCSVALPYVCKKRPNATLDPFTTDSWADDQKYECDVGWQSFQAGCYKLTSEKADWETAQKVCQKMEANLVSIHTLPELEFTLRNVRKDHGQLWIGLHDTDMQMDFQWTDHTPVIFTFWHPFEPNNFRNVQEDCVSIWGAEGRWDDSPCNMTLPSICKKPGTKSDGKPQHQDCKQGWKWHSPACYWVGEDVSTFDEAKKSCEQHGAALVTITNRFEQAFTNSLVFGRSGDSFWIGLSDQGSAGSFHWLSGDEVSYTNWNRDQPIKVNGGCVSMATGFATGLWEVRECASSKAKFICRQNQDTSLSPEPPAPQPTPSLTGSCPSGWKSSDSLRYCYKVFHSSQQDQRLSWLQAHLFCQKHGANLLSISGPEEEHFVLQVLHEAFGESEDHEQHWFWIGLNRRNPMDNGSWKWSDGLALTYQNFGRYYYNIRQCAAADLGTMTWLAMHCDSELDLICKLPRGSAEKEPEASEGTNSPEWIGFQEAEYKFFDHRTTWEQAQRICTWLHSSLASVHSSEEEAFLANTLRKMVKVEGDSWWIGLHSYENDGRFRWSDHSVLNYVSWALGRPNPVSRDGKCIHISAGKGDWVDHKCRSDLPYICKRVNVTGTIPPTPSSPHPPSGCPSDWSSYQHKCFRVFSDQSNKLTWSAAKLKCERHGGMLAVVSNHLEQAFVTTLLSNVSVDLWLALTSDSKGHFQWSKSSLLSYTNWAPGEPVDNSGPHHNKSPGNCALMVHGNPRRSTGMWASRACEMESHGFACQRQQDASVPPGPPLIPASLSKPVVLGGATYRVVEKTLDWTGALHLCESLNGTLARVKDPYQQGFLTLLVNGLRQPAWIGLYSAGGRAVTWLGEEEASYTNWKDEEPRQPGGCGHMTTAGLWTMTSCEAQLKAAICQISDEPVVHQWVYPGQCPHSLGEWAWVPFRNHCYAFNLQSLKLQQEAHKSCKKVGAELLSILDETENGFVWEHIQSYAEQAYGAWLGISVKGSGLVWGEDTRMTYINWEAHDAGFSSLSPNSCFWIQSNSGLWKPGSCKNRTHGVICKRPRGADDSVITMDGDHLPTLIVVMVTGLVLVVLIVGVIYLYRRRTGGPQGSYEGARYSRTNSSAAEQTEKNILVSDMELNEQPE, encoded by the exons ATGCAAGACAACGACTGTCACCGAAGCAAGAAACCAACGGGAATATGGACAAATCTGCCACTTGTACTTTACCATTGCACTTTATATTTATTGGTCTTCAGTCTGGAACTGAAGGGGAGCGCAACGG cgccgTCCGACTCCGATGACTTTGCTTTCTTCCACGAGGGTGCCCGGGGGTGCCTGGGGGTGCAGGACCGCTCCCTCGTCCTGTCCGCGTCCTGCGAGCAGCCCAACCAGCGCTGGAAGTGGGTGACCCGGGGCCGCCTCTTCAACCTGGGCTCGTCGCTGTGCCTCGGCGTGACCGTCGGCAACTTCACCTCCGGGGCGGGCGGGTCCCCGCTGGGCGCGTACACCTGCGACCACGAGCCCCCCCGGGTgcgctggacctggagctgtgGCCAGATGCTGGACAACCTCAACGCCTACCTGCCCTCGCCCACGCTCCTCAACTCCTCCGCCGCCACGGCGCCGCCGGCCAAGTCCAAGTGGGCCCTGCACGGCGGCCTGCAGGACCTGTGCACCAGAACGTATCGAG AGATCTACACCATCCAGGGCAACTCCCACGGCCGCCCCTGCTACCTGCCCTTCCTCTACGACGGCCAGTGGTTCCACAGCTGCACCAGCGTGGGGCGGGAGGACGGCCACGTGTGGTGCGCCACCACCTTCGACTACGGCAGGGACGAGCGCTGGGGCTTCTGTCCCGTCGACA GCCCCGGCTGCGAGACGTTCTGGGACACGGACCCGCTGACGGACAGCTGCTACCAGTTCAACTTCCAGGCCACGCTGTCGTGGGGCGAGGCGCGGAGCAGTTGCCAGCAGCAGGGGGCCGATCTGCTGAGCATCACCAAGCTGCACGAGCAGACGTACATCAACG gTTTCCTCACCGGATACAACGCCGCGTTGTGGATCGGCCTCAACGACCTGGACGTCAACGGCGGCTGGCAGTGGTCTGACACGTCGCCGCTTAAATATCTCAACTGGGAGCAGG ACCAACCGAACCACGAGGACGAGGAGAACTGCGCCGTGATCAGAACCGAGTCGTCGGGTCGCTGGCAGAACCGCGACTGCTCCGTGGCCCTGCCGTACGTGTGCAAGAAGAGGCCCAACGCCACCCTGGACCCTTTCACCACAG ATTCGTGGGCCGACGACCAGAAGTACGAGTGCGACGTGGGCTGGCAGTCGTTCCAGGCGGGCTGCTACAAGCTGACGTCAGAGAAGGCCGACTGGGAAACGGCCCAGAAAGTCTGCCAGAAGATGGAGGCCAATCTGGTCAGCATCCACACGCTGCCGGAGCTGGAGTTCACCCTGCGCAACGTCAGGAAAG ACCACGGCCAGCTGTGGATCGGGCTTCATGACACGGACATGCAGATGGATTTCCAGTGGACCGACCACACGCCCGTCATCTTCACCTTCTGGCACCCGTTCGAACCCAACAACTTCCGCAACGTGCAGGAGGACTGCGTCTCCATTTGGGGAGCG GAGGGCCGATGGGATGACAGCCCCTGTAATATGACTCTTCCCTCCATCTGCAAGAAGCCAGGAACAAAGAGTGATGGGAAGCCACAGCACCAGGACTGCAAACAG GGCTGGAAGTGGCACAGCCCGGCCTGTTACTGGGTCGGAGAGGATGTGTCCACCTTTGATGAGGCGAAGAAGTCCTGCGAGCAGCACGGGGCTGCGCTCGTTACCATCACCAACCG GTTCGAGCAGGCCTTCACCAACAGCCTGGTGTTCGGCCGCTCCGGGGACTCCTTCTGGATCGGCCTCTCTGACCAGGGCAGCGCCGGCTCCTTCCACTGGCTCAGCGGGGACGAGGTGTCCTACACCAACTGGAACCGGGACCAGCCAA TCAAAGTCAATGGCGGCtgcgtctccatggcgaccgGCTTCGCAACAGGTCTGTGGGAGGTGAGGGAGTGTGCGTCATCGAAGGCGAAATTCATCTGCCGACAGAACCAGGACACGTCTCTGAGCCCCGAGCCCCCGGCCCCTCAGCCCACCCCCAGCCTCACCGGCTCCTGTCCCAGCGGCTGGAAGAGCAGCGACAGCCTGCGCTACTGCTACAAG GTGTTCCATTCCTCGCAGCAGGACCAGCGGCTGAGCTGGCTGCAGGCTCACCTGTTCTGCCAGAAGCACGGGGCCAACCTGCTGAGCATCAGCGGCCCGGAGGAGGAGCACTTTGTTCTGCAAGTCCTCCACGAGGCCTTCGG GGAGTCTGAGGACCATGAGCAGCACTGGTTCTGGATTGGACTGAACCGCAGGAACCCCATGGACAACGGCAGCTGGAAGTGGAGCGACGGCCTGGCT CTCACGTACCAGAACTTTGGACGCTACTACTACAACATTCGCCAGTGCGCTGCGGCCGACCTGGGCACCATGACGTGGCTGGCCATGCACTGCGACTCCGAGTTAGACTTGATCTGCAAACTCCCCAGAG GTAGTGCTGAGAAGGAGCCAGAAGCCTCTGAAG GCACCAACTCACCAGAGTGGATCGGCTTCCAGGAGGCCGAGTATAAGTTCTTTGACCACCGCACCACTTGGGAGCAGGCCCAGAGGATTTGCACCTGGCTTCATTCCTCGCTGGCATCCGTCCACTCATCTGAGGAGGAGGCGTTCTTAGCCAACACTTTACGCAAG ATGGTGAAGGTGGAGGGCGACAGCTGGTGGATCGGGCTCCACAGCTACGAGAACGACGGCCGCTTCCGCTGGTCTGACCACTCTGTGCTCAATTACGTGTCCTGGGCTCTCGGGCGCCCGAACCCGGTCAGCCGCGACGGCAAATGCATCCACATATCGGCGGGTAAAG GGGATTGGGTCGATCACAAGTGTCGCTCCGACCTGCCGTACATCTGCAAGAGAGTCAATGTAACCGGGACCATTCCCCCGACCCcatcctccccccaccccccgtcagGTTGTCCCAGTGACTGGTCTTCGTACCAGCACAAG TGTTTCCGGGTGTTCAGCGATCAGTCCAACAAGCTGACGTGGTCTGCAGCCAAGCTGAAATGTGAGCGGCATGGAGGCATGCTGGCAGTGGTGTCCAATCATCTGGAGCAAG CCTTTGTCACCACCCTGCTGTCCAACGTGAGCGTCGACCTGTGGTTGGCTCTGACGTCAGACTCCAAGGGGCACTTCCAGTGGTCCAAGTCCAGTCTGCTCAGCTACACCAACTGGGCTCCGGGGGAGCCGGTGGACAACAGCGGGCCGCACCACAACAAGTCCCCG GGGAACTGCGCGCTCATGGTCCACGGGAACCCGCGGAGGAGCACCGGCATGTGGGCCTCGCGGGCGTGCGAGATGGAGAGCCACGGCTTCGCGTGTCAGAGGCAGCAAG ACGCGAGCGTCCCTCCAGGACCCCCGCTGATCCCCGCGTCCCTGTCCAAGCCCGTGGTGCTCGGCGGCGCCACGTACCGCGTGGTGGAGAAGACCCTGGACTGGACCGGAGCCCTGCACCTGTGTGAATCGCTGAACGGGACCCTGGCCAGGGTGAAGGACCCCTACCAGCAGGGCTTCCTCACGCTGCTGGTCAACGGCCTGCGCCAGCCGGCCTGGATCGGCCTCTACAGCGCCGGC GGGCGGGCGGTGACCTGGCTgggcgaggaggaggcgtcGTACACGAACTGGAAAGACGAGGAGCCCCGGCAGCCGGGGGGGTGCGGTCACATGACCACAGCCGGGCTCTGGACCATGACGTCCTGTGAGGctcagctgaaagcagccatcTGTCAAATTAGCG ATGAGCCTGTGGTCCACCAGTGGGTCTACCCTGGCCAGTGCCCCCACTCACTGGGCGAGTGGGCCTGGGTGCCGTTCAGAAACCACTGCTACGCCTTCAACCTGCAGAGCCttaagctgcagcaggaggctcacAAGTCCTGCAAGAAAG TGGGAGCAGAGCTTCTTTCTATCCTGGACGAGACCGAGAATGGGTTCGTGTGGGAGCACATCCAGAGCTATGCGGAGCAGGCTTACGGCGCTTGGCTGGGCATCAGCGTCAAAG GCAGCGGCCTGGTGTGGGGCGAGGACACGCGGATGACGTACATCAACTGGGAGGCGCACGACGCCGGCTTCTCCTCGCTCTCCCCCAACTCCTGCTTCTGGATCCAGAGCAACAGCGGCCTGTGGAAGCCCGGCTCCTGCAAGAACCGCACGCACGGGGTCATCTGCAAGCGGCCGCGCG GCGCTGATGACTCGGTTATAACAA TGGATGGTGACCACCTGCCCACGCTCATCGTCGTCATGGTGACGggcctggtgctggtggtgctgatCGTCGGCGTCATCTACCTGTACCGCCGGCGGACCGGCGGGCCCCAGGGCTCCTACGAGGGGGCCCGGTACAGCCGCACCAACTCCAGCGCCGCCGAGCAGACGGAGAAGAACATCCTGGTGTCCGACATGGAGCTGAACGAGCAGCCGGAGTAG